The proteins below come from a single Nocardioides eburneiflavus genomic window:
- a CDS encoding acyl-ACP desaturase: MAALDTATLLAELEPTVEDNLNRHLGLADEWMPHEYVPWSLGRDFADLGGEPWEVAQSQLSPIARTALEVNLLTEDNLPSYHREIDRAFGRDSAWGTWVNRWTAEEGRHAFCIRDYLLVTRGVDPVELERARMETMETGYEALDKSVLNVCAYVSFQELATRISHRNTGRYTEEPIAEKLLGRVAKDENLHMIFYRNIVAAALQLAPSQTMRAITEEVVDFQMPGSVIPGFSRKAVQMARAGIYDLRIHHDDIVTPLLKKWGVWELEGLDEDGERAREELAAAVSALDAEATRFVERRAEAEAKRAARQSS, encoded by the coding sequence ATGGCCGCTCTCGACACCGCAACCCTCCTCGCCGAGCTCGAGCCCACGGTCGAGGACAACCTCAACCGCCACCTCGGCCTGGCCGACGAGTGGATGCCGCACGAGTACGTCCCCTGGAGCCTCGGGCGCGACTTCGCCGACCTCGGCGGGGAGCCGTGGGAGGTCGCGCAGTCGCAGCTGTCGCCGATCGCGCGCACGGCGCTCGAGGTCAACCTGCTCACCGAGGACAACCTGCCGAGCTACCACCGCGAGATCGACCGCGCCTTCGGTCGCGACAGCGCCTGGGGCACCTGGGTCAACCGCTGGACGGCCGAGGAGGGCCGGCACGCGTTCTGCATCCGCGACTACCTCCTCGTCACCCGCGGTGTCGACCCCGTCGAGCTCGAGCGCGCGCGGATGGAGACGATGGAGACCGGCTACGAGGCGCTGGACAAGTCGGTGCTCAACGTCTGCGCGTACGTCTCCTTCCAGGAGCTCGCCACCCGCATCTCGCACCGCAACACCGGGCGCTACACCGAGGAGCCGATCGCGGAGAAGTTGCTCGGCCGGGTCGCCAAGGACGAGAACCTGCACATGATCTTCTACCGCAACATCGTCGCCGCGGCCCTGCAGCTCGCCCCGAGCCAGACCATGCGGGCGATCACCGAGGAGGTCGTCGACTTCCAGATGCCGGGCAGCGTGATCCCCGGGTTCTCCCGCAAGGCGGTGCAGATGGCCAGGGCCGGGATCTACGACCTGCGCATCCACCACGACGACATCGTCACGCCCCTCCTGAAGAAGTGGGGCGTCTGGGAGCTCGAGGGCCTCGACGAGGACGGCGAGCGGGCGCGCGAGGAGCTCGCGGCAGCGGTGTCCGCCCTCGACGCCGAGGCCACCCGCTTCGTCGAGCGTCGTGCCGAGGCCGAGGCCAAGAGGGCCGCTCGGCAGTCCTCGTGA
- a CDS encoding serine hydrolase domain-containing protein: MEDHLGSALPRSLPADEHVDPAAVLATVEAIDADPAVELHSLMVLRHGRVVAEGWWAPHTPERTRLVYSLSKSFTSTALAFALEEGLVDLDDTVVSHFPELDGDITDPGSRSITVRHVASMASGHDREMIDEALALDPHEPVRGFLMVPPDAPPGTLFAYSQPCTYALASIIQRAAGMPLSAYLRPRLLDPLGIGEVGWATWPPGREQGFSGLFARTEDIAKLGLLYLRRGRWGQTQLIPEAYVEEATSRQVDNPDMENPDWRQGYGFQFWMARHGYRGDGAFGQFCIVLPEHDVVVATTGGTEAMQAVLDHLWTHLLPGLREDRPEDGAQPELERRLRGLSLAPHAARRQPGGQEGWTSPFAVAPGTGLTSVGVERAGDGLEVTLVEPDNALTFPVGTDGWLASSPLDAHGDVVPVAASGGWDDDRTLRVEVAFLETPHRLRLTCSLPARTAEAAWHTTPLDGGRLATLHCPRLRAPLPRG, from the coding sequence ACCGTGGAGGCGATCGACGCCGATCCGGCGGTGGAGCTGCACAGCCTGATGGTGCTGCGGCACGGGCGCGTGGTCGCCGAGGGCTGGTGGGCACCGCACACGCCCGAGCGCACGCGGCTGGTCTATTCCCTGAGCAAGAGCTTCACCTCGACCGCGCTCGCGTTCGCGCTGGAGGAGGGACTGGTCGACCTGGACGACACCGTGGTGTCGCACTTCCCTGAGCTCGACGGCGACATCACCGACCCGGGCAGCAGGTCCATCACGGTCCGCCACGTCGCCTCCATGGCCAGCGGCCACGACCGCGAGATGATCGACGAGGCCCTGGCCCTTGACCCGCACGAGCCGGTGCGCGGGTTCCTGATGGTGCCGCCGGACGCCCCGCCGGGGACCCTGTTCGCCTACAGCCAGCCGTGCACGTACGCACTGGCGAGCATCATCCAGCGCGCCGCGGGCATGCCGCTCAGTGCCTACCTGCGACCCCGGCTGCTCGACCCGCTCGGCATCGGGGAGGTCGGCTGGGCGACCTGGCCGCCCGGTCGCGAGCAGGGGTTCAGCGGCCTGTTCGCCCGCACCGAGGACATCGCCAAGCTCGGTCTGCTCTACCTCCGACGCGGGCGGTGGGGACAGACGCAGCTGATCCCCGAGGCGTACGTCGAGGAGGCGACGTCGCGCCAGGTCGACAACCCGGACATGGAGAACCCCGACTGGCGCCAGGGCTACGGCTTCCAGTTCTGGATGGCACGCCACGGCTACCGCGGCGACGGTGCCTTCGGCCAGTTCTGCATCGTGCTGCCCGAGCACGACGTCGTGGTCGCGACGACCGGCGGGACCGAGGCGATGCAGGCGGTGCTCGACCACCTGTGGACCCACCTGCTCCCGGGGCTGCGTGAGGACCGCCCCGAGGACGGCGCCCAGCCGGAGCTCGAGCGCCGCCTGCGGGGGCTGTCGCTCGCGCCGCACGCCGCACGCAGGCAGCCGGGCGGCCAGGAGGGCTGGACGTCGCCGTTCGCCGTGGCTCCCGGGACGGGGCTCACGTCCGTGGGAGTCGAGCGGGCGGGCGACGGCCTCGAGGTCACCCTGGTCGAGCCGGACAATGCGTTGACGTTCCCCGTGGGGACCGACGGCTGGCTGGCGTCGTCACCCCTCGACGCCCACGGCGACGTGGTGCCGGTCGCGGCGTCCGGCGGCTGGGACGACGACCGCACGCTGCGGGTCGAGGTCGCCTTCCTCGAGACGCCGCACCGCCTGCGCCTCACCTGCTCGCTGCCGGCACGCACCGCGGAGGCTGCCTGGCACACGACCCCGCTGGACGGGGGTCGCCTGGCGACCTTGCACTGCCCGCGCCTGCGGGCTCCACTCCCGCGTGGGTGA